Proteins encoded within one genomic window of Tigriopus californicus strain San Diego chromosome 12, Tcal_SD_v2.1, whole genome shotgun sequence:
- the LOC131891776 gene encoding exportin-2-like, giving the protein MDLNEATLLDLSATLSQTLSPDRAVRTQAESNLHSLANQRGFPLVLLSLLDKDQVELQVRVAGAIHFKNLIKATWKVTEDSDDKIHAEDRDRIKQLIVDMMLKSPPHIQKQLSNAIAIIGQQDFPMKWPELLQNMVQKFASGDFHLINGVLQTAASIFEKYSFEMKSQKLWEEIKFVLDNFAQPFTDLMNATMGLAKQHAANPDALKVIFGSLVQIAKIFYYLNYQDLPEFFEDNITVWMNHFHELLTSDNKILKTEDEEEPGLLEELKSQICDNIGLYAHKYEEEFSPFMQQFVTAVWNLLLTVGPQVKYDLLASNAIQFLASVADRQQYKSLFEDRNVLSSICEKVIVPNIEMRDIDVEQFEDNAEEYIRRDLEGSDVDTRRRAACDLVKGLSRYFESQITEIFGAYVKTMLEMYATNPAQKWRSKDAAIYLVTSLATRAKTAKHGITQTNQLVDLSDFCLKYIIPDLQSQNVNELPVIKADAIKYVMTFRSQLPPETIKACLPLLIPFLRAESHVVHTYAAAAVDKILIMKKPGLQDALVSSQDLAPLAEQLLTGLFGAFSLPGSTENEYVMKCVMRSFSTLKESVIPYLASLLPVLTQKLQLAAKNPTRPHYNHYLFESLGLSIRIVCKTQPQAVANFESVLFPVFQEILQQDVQEFVPYVFQILSLLLELHTDSVPQPYMELFQFLLMPVLWDRPGNVTPLVRLIQAYISRGPQQIINLDKVEALLGVFQKLIASKSNDHEGFYLVQSLVEHFPEQIMDKYLTSIFRLLFQRLTSSKTTKFVKSFLVFMFLVAIKYGGSKLIQTIDSIQAQMFSMVCERLIILEIQKVSGSTEKKICAVGLTKLLCDTPEMTQGSYANFWTPILQALVGLFELPEDETIPDDEHFIEIEDTPGYQTAYSQLVFVGKRNHDPLAGVADPRVNLAQSLHKMSVARPGMIGPLVAQMNPQAQQFLQKYLQAANVNLS; this is encoded by the exons ATGGATTTGAACGAAGCCACTCTGCTCGATTTGTCCGCTACTTTGTCGCAAACTTTGAGTCCGGACCGCGCCGTGCGGACTCAAGCCGAGTCGAATCTGCACTCTTTGGCCAATCAACGGGGTTTCCCGCTCGTTTTGTTGTCCTTGTTGGACAAGGATCAAGTGGAGCTGCAAGTGAGAGTGGCCGGGGCCATTCACTTCAAGAACCTCATCAAGGCCACCTGGAAAGTG ACTGAGGATTCCGACGACAAGATCCATGCAGAGGATCGAGATCGCATCAAGCAATTGATCGTGGATATGATGCTAAAATCCCCTCCTCACATTCAAAAGCAATTAAGCAATGCCATTGCCATCATAGGCCAGCAAGATTTTCCTATGAAATGGCCGGAGCTGCTGCAAAACATGGTGCAGAAATTCGCTTCCGGAGACTTCCATCTGATCAATGGTGTCCTCCAGACGGCTGCCTCCATTTTTGAGAAATACTCGTTTGAGATGAAGTCCCAGAAACTCTGGGAAGAGATCAAGTTCGTGTTGGACAATTTTGCCCAACCCTTCACGGATTTGATGAATGCCACCATGGGATTGGCCAAGCAACATGCAGCCAATCCCGACGCGTTGAAGGTCATCTTCGGATCGTTGGTGCAGATCGCCAAGATCTTCTATTACTTGAATTACCAGGATCTACCCGAGTTCTTTGAGGACAACATCACTGTATGGATGAACCATTTTCATGAGTTGCTCACCTCAGACAATAAGATCCTTAAGAccgaggacgaagaagaaccCGGACTCTTGGAGGAGCTCAAATCTCAAATCTGCGATAACATTG GGCTGTACGCTCATAAATACGAAGAAGAGTTTTCCCCATTCATGCAGCAATTCGTGACGGCTGTCTGGAATCTGTTACTCACCGTGGGTCCCCAAGTCAAGTACGACCTCTTGGCCTCAAACGCCATCCAGTTCCTGGCCTCTGTAGCAGATCGCCAACAGTACAAGAGTCTCTTCGAGGACCGTAACGTCCTCAGTTCCATCTGTGAGAAAGTGATTGTGCCCAATATTGAGATGAGAGACATCGACGTTGAACAGTTTGAGGACAATGCTGAAGAGTACATCCGTCGAGATCTGGAAGGTTCTGATGTTGACACTCGGCGCCGAGCGGCCTGTGACCTGGTCAAAGGGTTGTCCAGGTACTTTGAATCTCAAATCACCGAGATCTTTGGTGCCTATGTGAAAACCATGTTGGAAATGTATGCCACAAATCCCGCCCAGAAATGGCGGAGCAAGGATGCGGCCATTTATCTGGTTACATCCTTGGCCACCCGCGCCAAAACAGCCAAACATGGCATCACTCAAACTAACCAATTGGTGGACTTGAGCGACTTTTGCTTAAAATACATCATCCCCGATCTTCAGTCGCAGAACGTGAACGAGCTACCCGTGATCAAGGCGGACGCCATCAAGTATGTCATGACATTCCGCTCGCAACTCCCTCCGGAGACGATTAAGGCTTGCCTCCCTTTGCTCATTCCTTTCCTAAGAGCCGAGAGCCACGTGGTTCACACCTACGCCGCGGCAGCTGTAGACAAGATCTTGATCATGAAGAAGCCTGGGTTGCAGGATGCGCTCGTGTCCTCGCAGGACCTGGCACCTTTGGCGGAGCAGCTCCTGACCGGCCTATTTGGTGCCTTCAGTCTCCCTGGCTCTACTGAGAACGAGTACGTTATGAAGTGCGTGATGCGCAGCTTTTCCACTCTCAAGGAGAGCGTTATCCCTTACTTGGCGTCCTTACTCCCTGTCCTCACCCAAAAGCTGCAATTGGCAGCCAAAAACCCGACCCGACCCCATTATAACCACTACTTATTCGAGTCCTTGGGTCTGTCAATTCGGATCGTGTGCAAGACACAACCTCAAGCAGTGGCCAATTTTGAGTCTGTCTTGTTCCCGGTGTTCCAAGAGATTCTTCAACAAGATGTCCAAGAGTTTGTGCCCTACGTGTTCCAAATCTTGTCATTGTTATTGGAGTTGCACACTGATTCTGTGCCACAGCCCTACATGGAGCTATTCCAATTCCTTTTAATGCCTGTCCTTTGGGATCGACCTGGGAATGTGACCCCATTGGTGAGGCTGATTCAGGCTTACATCTCACGAGGTCCCCAGCAAATCATCAACTTGGACAAGGTCGAAGCCCTGCTTGGCGTATTTCAAAAGCTCATTGCCTCCAAGAGCAATGATCATGAAGGCTTCTATCTGGTCCAATCACTTGTGGAGCACTTTCCCGAGCAAATTATGGATAAATACTTGACCAGTATCTTTAGACTTTTGTTCCAAAGGCTGACTTCGTCCAAAACCACCAAGTTCGTCAAGAGCTTCTTGGTTTTCATGTTTCTTGTGGCCATCAAGTATGGTGGTTCCAAGCTCATTCAAACCATTGACTCCATCCAAGCCCAAATGTTTTCCATGGTCTGTGAAAGACTCATCATCCTCGAGATTCAAAAGGTGTCTGGGTCCACCGAGAAGAAAATCTGCGCCGTCGGCCTGACCAAATTACTCTGTGACACTCCAGAAATGACCCAAGGATCCTACGCCAATTTCTGGACGCCCATTCTTCAAGCCTTGGTGGGACTGTTCGAACTCCCAGAGGACGAAACCATCCCGGATGATGAGCATTTCATCGAGATCGAAGACACGCCAGGCTACCAGACAGCCTACAGTCAATTGGTTTTTGTGGGCAAGCGGAACCACGACCCTTTGGCGGGAGTGGCAGATCCAAGGGTGAATCTGGCCCAGAGCTTACACAAGATGTCGGTAGCTCGCCCAGGAATGATTGGACCTCTGGTGGCTCAAATGAACCCCCAGGCTCAGCAGTTCTTACAGAAGTACCTGCAAGCCGCCAATGTGAACTTGAGTTGA
- the LOC131892444 gene encoding DNA methyltransferase 1-associated protein 1-like, with amino-acid sequence MASSADVREIMGLGPAGGTPEGGGGSMVTKEMILAMDRPRKSGKKEVAPKRPEGMARELYNLLYNDSKDAPPIVPTDSNRGLDQGYKSVKAKLGMRKVRPWKWMPFTNPARKDSLVLYHWRRGQDEGKEYPFAKFNKRLEMPTYTDMEYMNHLESDGWTREETDHLLDLCQRFDLRFPVIHDRYDRQTHKNRSIEDLKERYYGLCEKLEILHADPSKVSKPYVYDGEHERKRKRQLEKLYNRTPEEVEEEEMLKNELRKIEAKKREREKKTQDLQKLIAQADSTSTIKTDKKTQSSPSTPSNKKKSSSSQNKNAGGSKDINSMEAAGIKFPDQKSNPGVALRSQRMKLPPSVGQKKSKAIEQLLQELKVELQPMPTEEICSEFNELRSDLVLLYELKNALATCEVELQTCKMQYESLCPGKTLEIPDKLKPNPTLALIKGEKPRSISDVIDVVGAGATPPMRKRKAALEQSNVLKKIKNKNY; translated from the exons ATGGCTTCCTCCGCGGATGTGCGTGAAATCATGGGTTTAGGTCCGGCGGGGGGCACGCCTGAAGGCGGGGGCGGGTCCATGGTGACCAAAGAGATGATTCTAGCCATGGATCGTCCCCGCAAATCGGGCAAGAAAGAGGTGGCGCCCAAACGTCCTGAGGGCATGGCCCGAGAACTCTATAACCTCTTGTACAATGACAGTAAAGACGCCCCGCCCATTGTGCCCACAGACTCAAATCGAGGACTAG ATCAAGGCTATAAGTCGGTCAAGGCCAAATTGGGCATGCGAAAGGTGCGCCCATGGAAGTGGATGCCCTTCACCAATCCCGCTCGAAAAGACAGTCTTGTGCTTTACCATTGGCGACGAGGACAAGACGAGGGCAAGGAATATCCATTCGCCAA GTTCAATAAGAGACTTGAGATGCCAACTTATACGGATATGGAGTACATGAACCATCTAGAATCTGATGGCTGGACCAGAGAGGAAACCGATCATCTCTTGGATCTCTGCCAGAGATTTGACCTCAGATTCCCCGTGATCCACGACAG ATATGACCGGCAAACCCACAAAAATCGAAGTATAGAGGATCTCAAGGAGCGATATTACGGATTATGTGAAAAGTTGGAAATACTTCATGCGGATCCATCCAAAGTGAGCAAACCCTACGTTTACGATGGAGAGCACGAAAGGAAACGCAAACGACAACTCGAGAAACTGTACAATCGAACTCCGGAAGAG gtggaggaggaagagatgCTAAAGAATGAGCTGAGAAAGATCGAGGCCAAGAAGAGAGAGCGGGAGAAAAAGACACAGGATCTCCAGAAACTGATTGCTCAGGCCGACTCCACAAGTACCATTAAAACTGACAAAAAGACCCAAAGTTCACCCTCCACTCCTTCAAATAAGAAGAAATCGTCGTCCTCCCAGAACAAGAATGCAGGTGGTTCCAAGGACATCAATTCAATGGAAGCGGCTGGTATCAAATTCCCTGATCAAAAGAGTAACCCAG gaGTTGCCCTGAGGTCCCAAAGGATGAAGTTGCCTCCCAGTGTAGGTCAAAAGAAGAGCAAGGCCATTGAACAGCTCCTCCAGGAATTGAAAGTCGAGCTGCAACCCATGCCAACAGAGGAGATCTGTTCAGAGTTCAATGAGCTTCGAAGTGACTTGGTACTCTTGTATGAGCTCAAGAACGCCCTGGCCACCTGTGAGGTCGAGCTGCAGACCTGCAAGATGCAGTACGAAAGTCTGTGTCCAGGAAAGACTCTGGAGATCCCGGACAAActcaaacccaacccaaccttGGCGTTGATCAAGGGAGAGAAGCCAAGAAGTATTTCGGATGTCATCGACGTAGTTGGGGCAGGGGCCACGCCTCCcatgaggaaaagaaaggcTGCCCTAGAGCAGAGCAATGTActcaagaagatcaagaacaaaaactaCTGA